The following coding sequences are from one uncultured Desulfobacter sp. window:
- a CDS encoding AraC family transcriptional regulator: MKIIKPGTPQPTDAPNRFKVELPSLPGRGGWDIDVFNSGLTLIVMDTALHQPIQTQATVAKPMVGLGFCLAGEFGLSIMSSKTRSNIRAGQSGFFTFPQDIEITEHLPADHLLRIYLMLEGEMLSSFTQGDEDYFSPVVKSFEKKRSDRVVHSTTALMRAILYQILHCPYCGKARHIYLESKAMELISHKLAQLHPSFICPGNQLKQSDYDRIIHAAELLVNNMDNPPDTTELASSVGLSRAKLHRCFRRVHGVSPFEYLRNHRLKTAMQLLQSGKINVTEAALSVGYANLSYFSKAFKTMFGVPPGELLHHSTPN, encoded by the coding sequence ATGAAAATAATCAAACCCGGAACTCCCCAGCCGACCGACGCCCCCAACCGATTCAAGGTAGAATTACCCTCGTTACCCGGCCGGGGTGGGTGGGACATTGATGTTTTCAACTCCGGGCTGACGCTGATCGTCATGGACACGGCATTACACCAGCCTATACAGACACAAGCTACGGTTGCAAAACCTATGGTAGGCTTGGGGTTTTGCCTGGCCGGGGAATTTGGCCTCTCTATTATGTCTTCAAAGACCCGGTCAAACATCCGGGCCGGACAAAGCGGTTTTTTTACTTTTCCCCAGGACATAGAGATTACAGAACATTTACCAGCCGATCATTTGCTCAGGATATACCTCATGCTTGAAGGTGAGATGTTATCATCTTTTACCCAAGGAGATGAAGACTATTTTTCCCCGGTAGTTAAAAGCTTTGAAAAAAAGCGGTCCGACCGCGTGGTTCATTCCACCACAGCCCTGATGCGTGCCATCCTGTATCAAATTCTCCATTGCCCCTACTGCGGCAAGGCCAGGCATATTTACCTTGAAAGCAAAGCCATGGAATTGATTTCTCACAAATTGGCACAGCTACACCCTTCCTTTATTTGTCCCGGAAACCAATTAAAACAGTCTGATTATGACCGAATCATCCACGCTGCCGAACTGCTTGTGAACAACATGGATAACCCGCCGGATACAACGGAACTGGCCAGCTCCGTCGGATTGAGCCGCGCCAAATTACACCGGTGTTTTCGCCGGGTCCACGGTGTCTCTCCCTTTGAATATCTGCGCAATCACCGCTTGAAAACCGCCATGCAGTTGCTTCAAAGTGGCAAAATCAATGTGACGGAAGCAGCATTGAGCGTTGGTTACGCCAACCTCAGTTATTTTTCCAAAGCCTTTAAAACCATGTTCGGGGTGCCCCCGGGAGAGCTTTTGCATCATTCCACGCCCAATTAA